AGGCGCGCATGCCCGAAGTCGGGTCGCTGATTTTCATGCCCGTCGTGAGTTTAATCATCGCCTCGATAAGATTGTTGCCGAACATGCGCATGCTCTTGGGCTTGGGAGCATCCACAAAGCGCGAACCGATCACAATGTCGTTGTCGGCCAAAGCGGCGACCATGGGAGCAACGTACTCGGGGCGATGTTGACCGTCGGCGTCAAACTGAATCGCACAGTCATAGCCATGCTTATCCGCATACTTGAGGCCAGCCTGGAAAGCGCCGGCAAGACCAAGGTTGATGGGAAGGTCGAGAAAGCGAAAATCATGCTCACGACAGATGCTTGCCGTACCGTCCTTCGATCCATCATTTACAACGACATAGTCATACTGGGGATAATCGGACTCGAGCGTGCCGACAACACGTGCAATGTTATCTTCCTCGTTGTAAGCGGGAATTATGAGCAAGACCTCTGAATGCACGTGAATCCATTTCTCGTCTTAGAACGCCCGGGTAACGCCACGGAGCGCAAGCGTCAAAACACTAAATAGCAAATTACCCTGTCAGCGCTCTAAAAGCAATATAGGCCAAATACATGAAACTGATTCCCGAAAGCGTCATCACGAGTGGCATGGCCAGACGCGCCTTGACTTGGATGCATTTTGAACGCAACGCAAGCAGCAACAAGATGATGACGGGAATGAGATAACGACCCTGCACGCCTTGAATAACCGTATCGGTGTTTAGGGTCCAGTCAATCGCCAGCGCGAGCATAGTGGCCAGCAAAGTGATGACAAACAGGAACGCGCAGACGATACGCTGCGAAACCGGCAGGCATTCGTCATCGTCTTCGGCACGGACGCTCGAAGCGAACAGGAGGAAGACGAGGAAATACGATGCCCACATGGGAAGCGCGACACGCCCCTCGAGCCATCCGGGCACGCCGCCCACGAGCTCGGGCAGGTAATTACTCGTATTGACGAGCAGGGTATTGGCAAAGAGCAAGTAAGTCGCCCTTGGATCGCTCAGCAAACCGCCGAGCGTATAGCATTCCGCACCTTCGTACTCGGGAGACTTGCCCCCCGTACTTCCACCTGACAGATAGGGAAGCAACGCCGCAAAACGCGATGCGATCACGAAAAGAATCGGGAGGCCAAGCACGCAGAGCTTAAACATGACGCACGATGCCCGCGAGTTAAAACGGCGTGCCGGCACAAAGAGCACGAGGAAGTTGATGGTCATGTACACGACCTTGCAGGGAGCCAGAATCGATGCCACCGCAACAGTGCCTATGCACAGGCCCTTCGAAACCTTCTCCTCCCCTCCTCGCATCGCTCTGAGTAGCAGAGCCGTGAGAAGAAACGCCATGCCGATAATGGGCCCATCATATGAGTACGATCCGAGAATATGCAGGGTCATGGGCATAAGCGATGCTGCCATGAACATGTTCTTGCCAATGGGCGTGAGCCTCACGGCAAGGATGATGAGTATCGCTGCATAGAGCATGTTGAACAAGCGCCCGAGGAAGAACATGGGCACCGCACCAAGCCCAATGAGCTTCGCGAACATGATGCCAAGTGCTGCTGGAATCTTGAGTTGGGGAAGCGGCAAGTTCGTTACGACGCCAACGGGGTCATCGTCATATAGCTTGCTGTGGGTGAGCCAGTATTCATGAACAGGCGAGTTATCCGAACTGAAAATCTCGAGTTCGTCATTCGTAACCCTCCAATGCTCCGCCGTGATGAGCTTGTTTACCACCTTCTCATCGTGGATCAACTCCGCATCGCTCGCACGCATGAGGTCTGCATCTTGGAAGGTCAGAATATTCGAGTACGCATAGGTCGTCCTGAAGTGGTAGATACCATCGGGCACGGAGCCGGGCGGAAAAAAGAGCGAGAACGCCACGCCGCAGATAATGAGCACGACGGGAAAGACCTTGCGACATACTGCATCGACCGTCTGGGGAAGCACCCGACGCCATGCCCAAAGGCCAATGACGACAAGCACGGCCAAGAGCGTGCAGACGATAATCCGCGCGGAATGCACGTAGAGATAGAAGGTGACACCCTGGACAAGAAAAGCGACGAGAAGGGCGAGCGCAAGGGCATCGAACCTTCCAAAGCCCTTTTCGGTCACGAATCGCTTTATCTCGTGCGCACCTCGCATGCCCATCCAGCGTTCCTATTCCATTCCATCTAAAGCTGTTATCTCGTACAGGCGCATGTCGCCTTCGCTCAGGACCGGCCTGAAGCCGGGCGTATCGTCCATTATAGCCGTCAATCCCGTCCAGAGGGTTCCGTCATAAGATGGCGGCTTGGGTTGGTTCCTAAAGGTTTTGCCCTGGTCGAGGAGAAGCACGTAATGTGCTCCAACCTTTTCGAAAGCATCGCGCACTCTCGTATTCGTCGATGCCCAGGCCCCATATTTGCGAATAATCTTGCTCTCGCGCGTTTCAACCGGACGTGAGCCGGACCTTGAATCGCGACCACCATCATAGAAGCGATAATCGCGATAATAGGTGCGCAGCCCATCCGTCGCATAGGCAAAGACCGAGCCATCATCGGGCATGTTGAGTATGAGCTCTCCCTCGGGGACAATGCGCGCGACTCAAGCTTGATGTGATGACTGGGAATCTCGTTATGGTTGGCGCCGTAGTATTCTTCCTGGATCTTGCCGAGAGCAGTCTCGACCTTGGCATCTCCGATGGAGAACGTCGGGAGATAGAGCACGATGCAGAGCAACGCCAAAAGAACGCCTATGCAAAACCGCTTGGCTACCGTACCCGCCGGAATGTGGTCATACACCCAACGCGCGATCCAGGAGAGACCGAGCGTTGCCAAGGGTATGCCCACCAAGGCAAGGCAGGCGACGATACGATACGAATCCGCATACCAAAATCCCGCAAAGAAGTGACGTGCGAAACCACCGTTCGAAACGCATACGACATAGATCACGCAGAAGATGAGATAGGCGACGGTAATCCATAGATACTCGCGATGACGCAACGTGTAGATGATGCCAACAATCACAAGGATCGCGAGCGGATACTGCGGCGCAAACCACCCGAACGCCATCGTGATGATGTTCCAGATTCCCTGGCCAACCGTATTCGTCGGGACCCACTCCCCATTGAAGACAAGCGAGTGCATGAAGGGCGCAAACACAAGCCCCGCCCATACGACAAGCACGAAGACGGCAAAGGTAACAGCACAGATTTTGTTGGGAAGCGCACGTTTGCCTAAATGCACGGGACCGTCATGCGACCACAGGCGATATACGCAATACGGGGCAAGAAAGATAATGCAGAAGAATATGGAACTCGTCTGTGCGACGACGAGCACGAGCGTGCCCAGAAGAAAGGCGAAGATATCAACAGCCTTGATCGTATGCGTCACGAGCGAGTCAACGATACGCACGAACAGCGCGGCGACCATGGGAATAAGGGCAAAGCCAAACGCATTTGCGTACAAGGGACCCCAGTAGAGGATGAGCCAGGGAAACCCGATAAAGGCCAGCGCACAGACCGCCCCGAGGCGCACGGCGCCACGATCTTGCAAGATAGTTGCGAGCAAAAGCATGACGCCTGCCGGAAACAGCACACTCGCGACCACATAGTTCACGGCATTGAGGGCGACGGCAACGGGACAGGCAAGCACATTCACGATGAGCGCGCACATGAGATGCCAGAGCGCCGGATAGAAGCCAGCGCCCGGCAACGGTGCGATAACCTGGTCTTCTGGCGTCATATATTTGGAGACATCCAGAACGGACCATGCACCCGAATCGGCAAAGGCCCGAATCGTCTCCATGTGAAAGGCGTTGTCATATTCCTGCGAGAAGGCATCGGGCGATCCAAGTGGCGTGACGTATATGTATACACCGATGATGAGACCTGCAGCGACATAGAGACCGAGCGTCTTCCAGTCAAGGACGCTCACGTGATCATCAGAATGGCCTTCCCCGCGTTTGCGCACAAAAACAAACGACGAGAGGAACGGCACAGATTACGAGCACAGGGAGCGCGACGCTTGCCCATGAGCAGAAGACACCGAATTTGGGCAAGACGATGCCAAGAACGCAGTAGCCCGCAACACTTGCGAGCGGGGCAACAAGCAACGAGCGCAATCGGCTCATGCCCCAAACCCCTGAAGAGCAAAAAGCCCGGCAGACAAAACGCGAGCACGCATATAAGAACGGCTATGCAGAAGGTCAACCACACGGAGCGGCTCCCCTATCGCCCGAGTTTGAAGTTCGGATCTACACTGACTGCAGGCAGGATTGTAGACGGGATCACCACAGGCAAAGTACTGCGGCCAAACGCTGACGCATGATACCCGCCTCAAGCTCGGTTTGGATGGCGCGCTGGCTCGTTGACGCGGTCGCGTCCCGCGAAGCAAACTCGAGATGATAGAGCTCAGCATAGGCGTGAAGACGCAGCGCAACCCTCGTTCGCGCAGTTTCCAGCAAAAGTCGATATCGTTGTAGGTCACGGCGAGTTCCTCGGTAAAGCCGCCAACCGCATCGAAGTCACCTACGCCACGCACCATCAGACAGCGCCGAGGACGGCCGAGTATTCACGCGGGTGCACGAGACTGCCCAGATAGCCCTGGTCGCACTCCGGCGCACGATTCTGGTTCATGAAGCCCAGGCAGCCGCTCATCATGAGCGCAATGCCCGCATTCTGCACGAGACCATCCGGATAGCGCAGCATCGGACCCACGACACCCCACCTCCGGGCGCTCGAAGTATCCTGCCATGATATCGAGGAAACCATCAGTGATTACCATCGTGTCGTTGTTGAGGATGAGCACGAGCCTGCCGCTCGATTGGCTCACGCCATAATTGACGATCTTGGAGAAGTTAAATGCGCCCTCGTACGTGACAACCTTCACCGCGTGCGTCACGTTTCGCAAGCTCTTCATAGAATGCGAAGGTCTCGGGTTGCGTGCTGTTGTTCTCGACGAGGACGATCTCGAAGGGCATCATAGCCCGCCTTCTCGAGAATGGAGCTGACGCAATCATCGAGCATGGGGGCGTGATCTTTCGTCGGAATGATGATGCTCACGAGCTTTTGAGGCTCGGGGCGTCTCGTAGATGACCCTGTTATAGGCATCGTCTCGTGTGATGTGCGCGCTTATGTTTCGAGCATGCAAGCGCTCCACAAGCAGACCCCGGATCACCCTCGAGCGTGCGCAAATCGCTCTTCTCTGGTCACGTCGAATGACATAGGACCCGCGGCACATGAGCAATCGCGCCTTGTCGAACGCACAGTTCGAGTGCCGCCCGCGTATATCAACTGCTCGGCAGTTTTGATGTTCGACAGGGCAAGTTCGCCAAAAACGCTCGATCGCATCAATGCACATGAACCGATATAGTTTCCCGCGTAAAGCGCATCAATGTCGATATCAGGCTTGAGGCGCAGGGTTTCGATAGACCGCGAGGGTCCTATCGACCTGGTCATCATCTGCATATGCCAGCAATGCGTCGCCATCTTCACGCAGGCAAAGCGCAAGCTCATAGAGCGCATTGGGTTCAAGAATGTCATGCTGGTCCATAACGAGCAGGTAGTCCGTCCCAAGCAGGCCTATTGCCTGGCCTGCATCTTGGACAACCTCGACCGACCCGTAATCCTGCAGCGCCGAACGCACGCGCGTCTTTGCCCGCTTTGCCCCCGCGCCCATAAGGCAAAGACCCCACACGGGGACGCTTTGCTCTTCAAGGGCGGCCAGGCTTTGCTCAAGCGCCGACGTGTCGATTCTGTCAATGACCATGAGCACGCCAAACTGACCAATCGCGACTCGTGGCACGCTGCGCGGACAGTTGGAATACCTGGCGCGATGGCGCAAGAGCCAGTGCGAGTAGGTGGGGTCAGCATCTGCGCTCGCCATCCGTTCCCGAGTCCTGCGAGCTTCCTCTGCACGCATGGGAGCATCGACGACGAGCAGACCCGGCTGGCAACCCGGGTTCGCGAGAATCCTGCGCGAAAACGAAAGATTCCGGATCGTCACAAGCCACACGCATTGACAGGGAAACATGACGCTTCCCCCATCGTTTCCCCAGGCCGTCCTCCATGAACGATAATCTGGGAACATGATCCTTGCGCGAGCATGAAATCGGTATCAATCGCATCGTCGAGGCGAGCCATAGGGAAAGACAAGGTCAAGGCGCATGATCTGCTCATCAGCCGATGCGGAAAAGACGTCAAC
This window of the Coriobacteriaceae bacterium genome carries:
- a CDS encoding DUF2142 domain-containing protein, translating into MGMRGAHEIKRFVTEKGFGRFDALALALLVAFLVQGVTFYLYVHSARIIVCTLLAVLVVIGLWAWRRVLPQTVDAVCRKVFPVVLIICGVAFSLFFPPGSVPDGIYHFRTTYAYSNILTFQDADLMRASDAELIHDEKVVNKLITAEHWRVTNDELEIFSSDNSPVHEYWLTHSKLYDDDPVGVVTNLPLPQLKIPAALGIMFAKLIGLGAVPMFFLGRLFNMLYAAILIILAVRLTPIGKNMFMAASLMPMTLHILGSYSYDGPIIGMAFLLTALLLRAMRGGEEKVSKGLCIGTVAVASILAPCKVVYMTINFLVLFVPARRFNSRASCVMFKLCVLGLPILFVIASRFAALLPYLSGGSTGGKSPEYEGAECYTLGGLLSDPRATYLLFANTLLVNTSNYLPELVGGVPGWLEGRVALPMWASYFLVFLLFASSVRAEDDDECLPVSQRIVCAFLFVITLLATMLALAIDWTLNTDTVIQGVQGRYLIPVIILLLLALRSKCIQVKARLAMPLVMTLSGISFMYLAYIAFRALTG
- a CDS encoding glycosyltransferase family 2 protein, with amino-acid sequence MHSEVLLIIPAYNEEDNIARVVGTLESDYPQYDYVVVNDGSKDGTASICREHDFRFLDLPINLGLAGAFQAGLKYADKHGYDCAIQFDADGQHRPEYVAPMVAALADNDIVIGSRFVDAPKPKSMRMFGNNLIEAMIKLTTGMKISDPTSGMRAYNRRMIRELAYGPNLGPEPDTLAYLIRKKGARVAEVQVSMDERIAGESYLNFRTSTSYMARMALSVLLIQFFR